A single genomic interval of Hevea brasiliensis isolate MT/VB/25A 57/8 chromosome 4, ASM3005281v1, whole genome shotgun sequence harbors:
- the LOC110638959 gene encoding LOW QUALITY PROTEIN: seipin-2 (The sequence of the model RefSeq protein was modified relative to this genomic sequence to represent the inferred CDS: inserted 4 bases in 2 codons; deleted 2 bases in 1 codon; substituted 1 base at 1 genomic stop codon), with protein sequence MEESKQQEIXSQTDVESTSLCDALKCCLIKLGIGGADKFMDRNRLKMKSFSNSFGQQDWGSSSKDCHNCAECTFGRRRDENGVSLQDNERVSAKKDKHVVYGTVTTNEWNNEHVDESQVVNSPSAGCNQFSLNFLAFFAVLLMKFMGFQFSLLVSFFTFPIWLSYFSFMFLMFPFQTLRHIRGFFITKLFKFWGISSRNVTEKAQKTMGNIAMRFGRAFFWSSYVFLMLLALLVSGFVFGGLLMRNIVAKPVQAREILNFDYTKTSPVAFVPIMPHSGVGDPSGLIAKEVGDRVIPYNHKLQLIVSLTVPESDCNRKLGIFQVRVEFLSAIXKVTASSSHPCMLRFKSQPVRCVETIIXKVMLESRAEYKSGAGIPEIYEASLSLESDLPRLKRLIWNWRRTIFVWTSIVLLFTELMLLLLFCRPIILPRGRPRIAYAKKEDRSNIICKEDRSNIICRYRNK encoded by the exons ATGGAAGAATCCAAACAGCAAGAAAT TAGCCAAACCGATGTAGAGTCTACGAGTCTCTGCGATGCGCTAAAATGTTGCCTGATCAAACTTGGCATAGGGGGAGCTGACAAGTTCATGGATAGAAATAGGTTGAAAATGAAATCTTTCAGCAATAGCTTTGGGCAGCAAGACTGGGGCTCTAGTTCAAAGGATTGTCACAATTGTGCAGAATGTACTTTTGGGCGGAGAAGAGATGAAAATGGTGTTTCCTTGCAAGACAACGAAAGGGTTAGTGCCAAGAAGGATAAGCATGTCGTATATGGCACTG TGACCACTAATGAATGGAACAATGAGCATGTTGATGAGTCACAGGTAGTGAATTCTCCTTCCGCAGGCTGCAAtcaattttctttgaattttcttGCTTTCTTTGCAGTACTACTGATGAAGTTCATGGGTTTTCAGTTCAGTCTTCTGGTCAGTTTTTTCACATTTCCGATTTGGTTATCGTACTTCTCGTTCATGTTTCTTATGTTTCCTTTCCAAACTCTAAGGCACATTAGAGGG TTTTTTATTACGAAATTGTTTAAATTCTGGGGTATTTCTAGTAGAAATGTTACTGAGAAAGCACAAAAAACAATGGGAAATATAGCGATGAGGTTTGGGCGTGCATTCTTCTGGTCAAGCTATGTATTTCTCATGCTTTTAGCGTTACTAGTATCAGGGTTTGTATTTGGAGGTTTATTGATGAGAAACATTGTAGCTAAGCCTGTTCAGGCCAGAGAAATTCTGAACTTCGATTACACAAAAACTAGTCCAGTAGCATTTGTGCCAATAATGCCACACTCTGGTGTGGGAGATCCTTCTGGCCTAATTGCTAAGGAAGTTGGAGATCGTGTTATTCCTTACAATCACAAATTGCAGCTCATTGTTTCTTTGACAGTGCCCGAGTCTGACTGCAATCGCAAACTTGGCATCTTCcag GTGAGGGTGGAATTCCTGTCAGCAATTTGAAAAGTCACTGCAAGCTCAAGTCATCCATGTATGTTGCGGTTCAAAAGCCAACCCGTCCGATGTGTCGAAACAATCAT GAAGGTGATGCTAGAGTCTCGAGCTGAGTACAAATCAGGTGCTGGTATCCCTGAAATCTATGAAGCATCACTGTCTCTTGAGTCTGATCTCCCACGGCTGAAAAGATTAATCTGGAACTGGAGGAGAACCATTTTTGTGTGGACAAGCATCGTCCTGCTTTTCACTGAGCTTATGTTGCTTTTACTCTTCTGTAGACCTATAATTCTTCCAAGAGGAAGGCCTCGCATAGCATATGCGAAAAAAGAAGATCGTTCAAACATCATCTGCAAAGAAGATCGTTCAAACATCATCTGCCGGTATAGAAACAAGTGA